The Thermoclostridium stercorarium subsp. stercorarium DSM 8532 genome contains a region encoding:
- a CDS encoding tape measure protein → MATLKAMFKLFDGYSKTIQVINKKTDEATNKILNASGATDKFNKKLENMGASANKAGNGLGKLVKTFISLAAVKKGIEIIDNFTNTAARLNLINDGLQDQVELQNKIFAAAKRSRGAYTAMADAVAKMGLLAKDAFTSNDELIAFTELVQKSFKLGGASPSEQSSALLQLTQAMAAGRLQGDEFRSIMENAPMIADAIAKYMGKPKGELKELAAEGLITADIIKNAMFDSADDINTMFKDLPRTFGDIWTDIKNGALQAFTPVMQNINALINSPGFTQLIDSLIKGFNIVAFAVNIVIDTIREIGEMISIFWPIIEPILVAITAALTLWGVTQIPMLITKLWLMVQPILAQAAAWLAVNWPILLIGAAIGLLLYAMIKFGDTVAEVIGWIGGLFGGLFAFLYNSLAYLVNPWISFAEFLANVFNNPVYSIKKLFVDLATNVLNLVQSIASAIDKVLGTSMADSLQRLKDSMQDWLGEKPENYKEFTRMQMMDITAGVNFGYDIGKRVGSWAVEGVQNLFGKIGTLFSGVDSGLDSYMVNGALPVTGINGSKVEVDMAEEDLQYLRDIAQREYINKFTTATLAPNIQITFGDVHQEADADKVAGRIRKILQEEIAMAAEGVYS, encoded by the coding sequence ATGGCTACTTTAAAGGCAATGTTTAAATTGTTTGATGGGTATTCAAAAACTATTCAAGTAATAAACAAAAAAACCGACGAAGCAACAAATAAAATTTTAAATGCAAGTGGAGCAACCGACAAATTTAACAAAAAACTTGAAAATATGGGGGCGAGCGCAAATAAGGCGGGTAATGGATTAGGGAAATTGGTTAAAACATTTATAAGTCTTGCAGCAGTAAAGAAAGGAATAGAAATCATTGATAATTTTACAAATACTGCTGCAAGGCTTAATCTCATTAATGACGGCCTTCAGGATCAGGTTGAGCTTCAAAATAAAATATTTGCAGCCGCTAAACGCTCCCGCGGTGCGTATACTGCAATGGCTGATGCAGTAGCGAAAATGGGGTTGCTTGCAAAAGATGCATTTACCTCAAATGATGAATTAATAGCGTTTACTGAACTGGTTCAGAAATCCTTTAAATTAGGTGGTGCAAGCCCAAGTGAACAATCTTCTGCGTTACTGCAGCTTACCCAGGCTATGGCAGCCGGAAGGCTTCAGGGTGACGAATTCCGGTCCATTATGGAGAACGCTCCAATGATAGCCGACGCCATTGCAAAATATATGGGCAAGCCAAAAGGTGAGTTAAAAGAGTTGGCAGCAGAAGGTTTAATTACTGCAGATATCATCAAAAATGCCATGTTTGATTCAGCTGATGATATCAACACTATGTTTAAAGACTTGCCCCGAACATTCGGAGATATCTGGACTGATATTAAAAATGGTGCTTTACAGGCTTTTACTCCTGTAATGCAGAATATTAATGCATTGATTAACAGTCCGGGATTTACACAATTAATTGACAGCTTAATTAAAGGTTTTAATATTGTTGCATTTGCTGTCAATATTGTAATTGACACTATCAGAGAGATAGGCGAGATGATTTCTATTTTCTGGCCAATTATAGAGCCAATCCTTGTCGCGATAACCGCGGCATTAACGCTATGGGGCGTTACACAGATACCTATGCTTATTACAAAACTTTGGCTTATGGTTCAGCCTATTTTGGCTCAAGCAGCAGCGTGGCTTGCGGTTAATTGGCCTATATTACTTATTGGCGCAGCTATAGGATTATTACTCTATGCAATGATAAAATTCGGGGATACAGTAGCGGAAGTTATAGGCTGGATTGGAGGTTTATTCGGTGGCCTTTTTGCTTTTCTGTATAATAGCCTGGCTTATCTGGTAAATCCGTGGATAAGCTTTGCGGAATTTTTAGCGAATGTGTTTAATAATCCTGTTTATAGTATAAAAAAATTATTTGTGGACTTGGCCACAAATGTTTTAAATCTTGTACAGTCGATAGCATCTGCAATAGATAAGGTTCTCGGCACTAGTATGGCAGATAGCCTGCAGCGGTTAAAGGACAGCATGCAGGATTGGCTGGGCGAAAAACCTGAAAATTATAAAGAGTTTACAAGAATGCAGATGATGGATATTACGGCCGGCGTAAATTTCGGATATGACATCGGTAAAAGGGTTGGTTCATGGGCTGTAGAAGGCGTACAGAATTTATTCGGAAAGATCGGAACACTGTTTTCAGGTGTTGACTCAGGACTTGATTCATATATGGTTAATGGCGCATTACCTGTGACGGGTATAAATGGCAGTAAAGTTGAAGTTGATATGGCTGAAGAAGATCTGCAGTATTTAAGAGACATTGCACAGCGTGAATATATAAACAAATTTACCACTGCTACCCTGGCGCCTAATATACAAATAACCTTTGGCGATGTGCATCAGGAAGCAGACGCGGATAAAGTAGCTGGCCGTATAAGAAAGATACTACAGGAAGAAATCGCTATGGCTGCAGAGGGGGTCTATTCATAA
- a CDS encoding phage tail assembly chaperone, whose translation MSSLKAFLNPIKVENKEVIVSNRFQEDGKPVPFIIRPITQKENEQLIKKYTKKDKKGNETFDRTGYIHELTAAAVVFPDLKNAELQKAYGVLGEVELLKTMLLAGEFAELAQAVQELSGLDEDINDLIEEAKN comes from the coding sequence ATGAGTAGTTTAAAAGCATTTTTAAATCCTATTAAAGTTGAAAATAAGGAAGTAATCGTTTCTAATAGGTTTCAGGAGGATGGTAAGCCTGTTCCTTTTATAATTAGGCCGATTACTCAGAAAGAAAACGAACAGTTGATAAAAAAGTACACAAAAAAAGATAAAAAAGGCAATGAAACTTTTGACAGAACCGGATATATTCACGAATTAACAGCTGCTGCAGTTGTGTTCCCGGATTTAAAAAATGCGGAGCTGCAGAAAGCTTATGGCGTGTTAGGAGAAGTTGAGCTTCTGAAGACAATGCTGTTAGCTGGTGAGTTTGCGGAATTGGCTCAGGCGGTTCAGGAACTGTCAGGGCTGGATGAGGACATAAACGACCTCATTGAGGAAGCAAAAAACTGA
- a CDS encoding putative phage tail protein, producing the protein MDLMELLPNYYRGNVTMEKLQSILSKKIQALANDLNETIDQCFINTATTLLSRYEKIYGLQVDVSKSHEFRRERIRAKIRGVGTVTKEMLKAVARSYSNGEVEVIEDSANYRFIIKFVGTLGIPANMADLILTIEEIKPAHLAYTFEYTYRTYGELAVYTHEQLSAYTHAVLREGEMN; encoded by the coding sequence ATGGATTTAATGGAGTTGCTACCGAATTATTACCGCGGCAATGTAACAATGGAAAAACTTCAAAGCATCCTTTCCAAGAAAATACAAGCACTGGCCAATGATCTGAACGAAACCATTGACCAGTGCTTTATTAATACCGCTACCACTCTTTTGTCCCGCTATGAGAAGATCTATGGTCTGCAAGTGGATGTGAGCAAATCACATGAATTCAGGAGGGAGCGTATCAGGGCAAAAATCAGAGGCGTTGGAACAGTAACAAAAGAGATGCTGAAAGCTGTGGCCCGGTCTTATAGCAACGGAGAGGTTGAAGTAATTGAGGATTCGGCAAATTACCGGTTTATTATCAAGTTTGTAGGTACATTGGGTATTCCGGCGAATATGGCCGATTTGATTCTGACAATTGAAGAAATCAAGCCTGCTCATCTGGCGTATACCTTCGAATATACATACAGGACATATGGGGAACTTGCTGTTTATACCCATGAACAGCTAAGCGCTTATACGCATGCAGTATTGAGGGAAGGAGAGATGAATTGA
- a CDS encoding LysM peptidoglycan-binding domain-containing protein yields the protein MSYAVFFDKDNATYRLPVNPEEIEISSTQDIEKYEILKLGQIAIPTYMELKEYSFEAEFPHRPLHYVETSGDYRGPDFYLRLFEQWRQAKAPVRFIASNGIGDDINTLVLIEELTVIERAGEEGDKYVSFQLLEYREFGKKSVVVITDESTPTASPTAVTKKEEPAPSVNPKSTGTHIVQPGDTLWAIAKKYYGNGNLYTKIVNANKDKIKNPNLIYPGQQLVIQHEYGIFG from the coding sequence ATGAGCTATGCGGTGTTTTTCGATAAAGACAACGCAACATATAGGCTTCCGGTAAATCCAGAAGAGATAGAAATATCAAGTACTCAAGACATAGAAAAATATGAGATACTCAAGCTTGGTCAGATAGCAATCCCAACGTACATGGAACTAAAAGAATACAGCTTTGAAGCAGAATTCCCTCATAGACCCCTGCACTATGTTGAAACTTCAGGCGATTATCGGGGCCCTGATTTCTACTTGCGACTTTTTGAGCAGTGGAGGCAGGCAAAAGCACCTGTAAGATTTATAGCCTCTAATGGTATCGGCGATGATATAAACACTCTTGTTCTGATCGAGGAACTGACGGTTATTGAGAGAGCCGGGGAAGAAGGCGATAAATATGTTAGCTTCCAGCTGCTTGAGTACCGGGAGTTTGGTAAGAAATCTGTTGTAGTAATAACGGATGAATCCACACCAACAGCATCGCCAACTGCAGTAACAAAAAAAGAGGAACCTGCCCCCTCGGTAAATCCCAAGAGCACCGGAACTCATATTGTTCAGCCTGGTGATACCCTTTGGGCAATTGCAAAAAAATACTATGGCAACGGGAATCTATATACTAAGATAGTAAACGCAAACAAAGACAAGATTAAAAATCCTAACCTCATCTATCCTGGTCAACAGTTGGTGATTCAGCATGAATATGGAATTTTTGGTTGA
- a CDS encoding baseplate J/gp47 family protein has translation MWENMTYENILNDMLSRVPSNVDKREGSIIYDALAPVAFKLAEMYFQLQNFLDLVSGDTAVGEYLDRVVADYGITRKPATKAVRKIVTSGPVDIGTRWGIEGTTYVITEKISDTEYKAECEQYGSIGNHYSGQLDNIDNISGVTAVLADIIVSGEDEETDDNLRARFFSQVRSASTSGNIYDYKKWALEVPGCGGAKVFPLWNGPGTVKVLVVDENMEIDPDLPATVYDHIEAVRPIGASVTVESPQEKVINISADVYLDGSDTLENVQVKFAALIAEYLKSLTFEVYTVSYAKIGSLLLSVPGVADYSNLLVNGGNENIAIGEEEMPILGTVTLTEVL, from the coding sequence ATGTGGGAAAACATGACCTATGAAAATATACTGAACGATATGTTAAGCAGGGTGCCTTCAAACGTTGATAAACGAGAGGGCTCAATTATTTATGACGCCCTGGCACCTGTGGCTTTCAAACTGGCAGAAATGTATTTCCAGTTGCAGAATTTTCTCGATCTTGTGTCTGGCGATACGGCAGTTGGTGAATATCTTGACAGGGTTGTGGCTGACTACGGTATTACGCGCAAGCCAGCAACAAAGGCTGTGAGAAAAATAGTAACTTCAGGTCCAGTGGATATTGGAACTCGATGGGGGATTGAAGGTACAACATATGTCATAACCGAAAAGATTTCGGACACTGAATACAAAGCTGAATGTGAGCAGTACGGTAGTATAGGAAACCATTATAGTGGACAGCTCGATAACATTGATAATATATCAGGTGTAACAGCAGTTCTGGCCGACATAATTGTGTCCGGTGAGGATGAAGAGACAGACGATAATCTCAGGGCAAGGTTTTTCAGCCAGGTACGTTCCGCATCAACCAGCGGCAACATATATGATTACAAGAAATGGGCGCTTGAGGTTCCTGGTTGTGGTGGTGCAAAAGTATTCCCTCTCTGGAACGGTCCGGGGACAGTAAAAGTGCTGGTTGTGGATGAAAACATGGAGATAGATCCGGATCTGCCTGCTACTGTATATGATCACATCGAAGCAGTTCGCCCGATAGGAGCATCTGTAACAGTGGAAAGCCCGCAAGAAAAGGTAATAAATATAAGTGCAGATGTGTACCTGGATGGGAGCGACACGCTTGAGAATGTACAGGTAAAGTTTGCAGCTCTGATTGCTGAATATCTTAAAAGCTTAACATTTGAAGTATATACAGTTAGTTATGCCAAGATTGGAAGCCTGCTGTTATCGGTTCCTGGTGTTGCTGACTATAGCAACCTGTTGGTGAACGGCGGCAATGAGAATATTGCGATAGGCGAAGAAGAGATGCCTATCTTGGGAACCGTAACACTTACAGAGGTGTTGTAA
- a CDS encoding DUF2634 domain-containing protein yields the protein MIPNASIDVEISSEGTLETSRTYKLYSDKIQGYTDGLEAVKQAIYKVLNTERYEYPIYSFNYGIELENLIGKDRTYVQVELKRRISECLLRDERITSVDNFRFEGSGDMIKCTFDVHTIYGNLTISREVNI from the coding sequence ATGATACCCAATGCATCCATTGATGTTGAAATTTCTTCTGAGGGAACGCTTGAAACAAGCAGGACATACAAATTATACAGTGATAAAATACAAGGATATACTGATGGTCTTGAAGCTGTTAAGCAGGCCATATATAAAGTTTTGAATACTGAACGTTATGAATACCCAATATATAGCTTTAATTATGGTATTGAACTTGAAAATTTGATTGGTAAAGATCGGACATATGTCCAGGTTGAACTCAAGCGCCGGATTAGCGAATGCTTATTGCGGGATGAGCGAATAACCAGCGTGGATAATTTCAGGTTTGAAGGTTCCGGCGATATGATAAAGTGCACTTTTGATGTTCACACCATATACGGGAATCTGACAATTTCCCGGGAGGTGAATATTTGA
- a CDS encoding XkdQ/YqbQ family protein: protein MNMEFLVEVNGQIYEISELVKSVSYTDKLNDGCSKLEFSYIDDDLRIQNGSVVRFRYDEANIFYGYVFKHDQNKQKEITVTAYDQLRYCKAKDTIVVKNDTIDSLVRKMCNYFNLKVGTLASTGYKLPTSVQDDKTWLDIIYTAISDTLMNTGKWYCLRDEFGSIAVRDLEELQLDLVLGDESLVYDFEYEKSIDDNFYNQIKIVSDNEATGKRDVYITRDSGSIAKYGLLQYFEVLDKNYNPAQAKAKADALLRLYNREVETLELSCLGDVRVRAGNSFFGQIEDINLNRRLIVRSVTHKFIPVHTMSLEVML, encoded by the coding sequence ATGAATATGGAATTTTTGGTTGAAGTGAATGGTCAAATATATGAGATAAGCGAGCTTGTCAAGTCCGTATCATACACAGATAAGTTGAATGACGGATGTAGCAAGCTCGAATTTTCTTATATTGATGATGATTTGCGAATCCAAAACGGCAGCGTGGTGCGATTCCGTTATGACGAAGCAAACATCTTCTATGGCTACGTCTTTAAGCATGACCAGAACAAGCAGAAAGAAATAACTGTAACGGCTTATGACCAGCTAAGGTATTGCAAAGCGAAGGACACCATCGTCGTAAAGAATGACACCATTGATAGCCTTGTGCGAAAGATGTGCAATTACTTCAACCTCAAAGTAGGCACACTCGCCAGCACTGGCTACAAATTGCCTACTAGTGTCCAGGATGACAAGACCTGGCTGGATATAATTTATACCGCCATAAGCGACACACTGATGAATACAGGAAAATGGTACTGCCTGCGTGATGAGTTCGGCAGTATAGCAGTCCGGGACCTGGAAGAGCTGCAGCTTGACCTTGTGCTTGGCGATGAGAGCCTGGTTTATGATTTTGAGTATGAGAAGTCCATCGACGATAATTTCTATAACCAAATCAAGATAGTTTCCGACAATGAGGCCACAGGTAAGCGCGATGTCTATATCACTCGGGACAGCGGTTCAATTGCTAAATATGGCCTTTTGCAATATTTTGAAGTACTGGACAAGAATTATAACCCAGCACAGGCAAAAGCCAAAGCTGATGCACTCTTACGACTTTATAATCGAGAAGTCGAAACCTTGGAATTATCTTGTCTGGGTGACGTAAGAGTGAGGGCGGGAAACAGCTTTTTCGGCCAAATAGAGGATATTAACCTGAACAGGCGGTTGATAGTGAGATCCGTGACCCACAAGTTTATCCCGGTCCACACCATGAGCTTGGAGGTGATGCTGTGA
- a CDS encoding phage tail tube protein, producing the protein MAENYVRLSDTISSHEGKAYITINGQNRELFEISALTAQIDLIVQERRMLGHRMTQHKVVGATGTGSMTMYFMNSQMLNQAIQYLRTGNYRGLKIQVKNEDPQSTVGRQEVVLLNVILATIPVTTLDDQSDDPITFDTDFTFDDIEILESFKLPENYR; encoded by the coding sequence ATGGCTGAGAATTATGTTAGGCTATCGGATACTATTTCTTCCCATGAGGGGAAGGCTTATATCACCATAAATGGCCAAAACAGAGAACTATTTGAAATATCGGCTTTGACTGCCCAGATCGACCTGATTGTTCAAGAGCGCAGAATGCTGGGCCATAGGATGACCCAGCACAAGGTTGTCGGAGCAACAGGTACAGGGTCCATGACAATGTATTTCATGAACAGCCAGATGCTGAACCAGGCCATCCAGTATTTGCGGACCGGCAACTACAGGGGTCTGAAAATCCAGGTAAAAAACGAAGATCCGCAATCAACGGTCGGCAGGCAGGAAGTTGTGCTGTTGAACGTGATTCTGGCAACCATTCCGGTGACAACACTGGACGATCAGTCTGATGACCCGATAACCTTTGATACTGACTTTACATTTGACGATATCGAGATTCTCGAAAGCTTTAAACTGCCGGAAAATTACCGATAA